The Dehalococcoidia bacterium genomic interval GCCGTCTTCGGGTCCAGCACGTCGCGCAGGCCGTCGCCCAGCAGGTTGAGCCCGAGCACGCTCAGGCCGATGGCGCCGCCGGGGAAGAGCGCGAACGACGGTGACAGCGCGAGGAAGTTCTGCGCCTCCTTGAGCATGAGCCCCCACGAGGGGTTGGGCGGCTGGGTGCCGAGCCCGAGGTAGGCCAGGGCCGCCTCGGCCAGGATGGCCACCGGGAAGCTCGTCGTGGCCTGCACGATCACCGGGGCCAGCGTGTTGGGCAGGATGTGGCGCAGGATGAGCCGCCGGTCGCCGGCGCCCAGCGCGCGGGCGGCGAGCACGAACTCGCGGGCGCGAAGCTCGAGGAAGCTGGCCCGGGTGAGGCGGGCGAAGACCGGCACGAAGGCGATCCCGATGGCCACCATGCTGATGACGATGCCCGGACCGAACACGGCCGTGAGCAGCAGGGCGGACAGGATGGCCGGAAAGCCCTGCACGGCGTCGATCAGGCGCATGAGCGTCTCGTCCAGCCAGCCGCCGATCCAGCCGCTGGCGATGCCGAGCGCCATGCCGGCCAGGAGGCCCAGGCCCACGGCGATCAGGCCCACGGCGATCGAGGTGCGGGCACCGGCCATGACGCGCGAGAGGATGTCGCGCCCGTACTGGTCGGTGCCGAAGGGGTGCGCGAGGCTCGGGCCCTGCAGCCGGGTGGCGATGGACATGGCCAGCGGGTCCCGGGGCGTCCAGGCCAGGCTGAGGAGCGCGGTGGCGACGAGCAGCAGGGAGACCAGGACGCCGGCCGTGAAGGTGACGTGGCGGAAGGGCCGGAGCGCGGACCTACTCATGGCGCAGCCGCGGGTCGAGCAGCAGGTAGGCGAG includes:
- a CDS encoding ABC transporter permease — its product is MSRSALRPFRHVTFTAGVLVSLLLVATALLSLAWTPRDPLAMSIATRLQGPSLAHPFGTDQYGRDILSRVMAGARTSIAVGLIAVGLGLLAGMALGIASGWIGGWLDETLMRLIDAVQGFPAILSALLLTAVFGPGIVISMVAIGIAFVPVFARLTRASFLELRAREFVLAARALGAGDRRLILRHILPNTLAPVIVQATTSFPVAILAEAALAYLGLGTQPPNPSWGLMLKEAQNFLALSPSFALFPGGAIGLSVLGLNLLGDGLRDVLDPKTA